In Xiphophorus couchianus chromosome 24, X_couchianus-1.0, whole genome shotgun sequence, a single genomic region encodes these proteins:
- the LOC114140925 gene encoding four and a half LIM domains protein 2-like gives MSERYDCTECKDSLYGQKYILREEYPYCIKCYEPLFSSNCEKCKKLISSTSKDLSFKDRHWHSECFLCNNCSRSLVDKPFATKNNLLMCTDCYATEYSSKCHACLKTIMPGTKKMEHKGNSWHENCFICRFCQQTIGTKSFVKKDGNNYCLACYEKLFALQCVHCNKPITTGGVSYHDQPWHKECFVCAGCKMQLAGQRFTSRDDATYCLECFCNLFAKKCARCTNPISGLGGSKYISFEDRQWHNDCFNCQKCSSSMVGRGFLTFKNNILCPDCGKDL, from the exons ATGTCTGAGCGCTATGACTGCACAGAGTGCAAGGACTCTTTGTATGGACAGAAGTACATCCTGAGGGAGGAATATCCTTACTGCATCAAGTGCTATGAGCCACTTTTCTCCAGCAACTGTGAAAAGTGCAAGAAGCTCATTAGCAGCACCAGCAAG GATCTGTCCTTCAAGGACCGTCACTGGCACAGTGAATGCTTCCTCTGCAACAACTGCAGCCGCTCTCTGGTCGACAAACCGTTTGCCACCAAAAACAACCTCCTGATGTGCACCGACTGCTACGCCACTGAGTATTCCTCCAAGTGCCATGCCTGCCTGAAGACCATCATGCCAG GCACCAAGAAGATGGAGCATAAGGGGAACAGTTGGCATGAGAATTGTTTCATCTGCAGATTCTGCCAGCAGACTATTGGCACCAAGAGCTTTGTGAAGAAGGACGGAAACAACTACTGTCTGGCCTGCTATGAGAAACTGTTTGCCCTGCAGTGTGTCCACTGCAATAAG CCCATTACGACTGGAGGAGTGAGCTACCATGACCAGCCATGGCATAAGGAATGCTTTGTTTGTGCTGGATGCAAAATGCAGCTGGCTGGGCAGAGATTCACCTCTCGAGACGACGCCACCTACTGCCTCGAGTGTTTCTGCAACCTGTTTGCAAAGAAATGCGCCCGCTGCACCAACCCAATCAGTG GTCTCGGGGGCAGCAAGTACATCTCATTTGAGGATCGACAGTGGCACAACGACTGCTTCAACTGCCAAAAATGCAGCTCGTCGATGGTTGGTCGAGGCTTCCTGACGTTCAAAAACAACATCCTCTGTCCTGACTGTGGTAAAGACCTCTGA